Proteins encoded in a region of the Bradyrhizobium sp. CB3481 genome:
- a CDS encoding branched-chain amino acid ABC transporter permease, which yields MRFLFKTDYEDDIKLFPHSGYYISYGILVAFLLIAPFVLSSYLVSQLVFVCIYATVGVGLMILTGFTGQASLGHAAFLAIGAYTAAYLQQYNVPFPVYFLASGLLTGVVGALVGFPALRLTGIYLVIATISFAFIVEEILARWENVTNGNEGMRVKTLSLFGQAVPQNGPTFYYLCLAVLVLTIVGTLNLLRSPTGRAFVAIRDSETAARSMGVNVALYKVKSFAISAGITGLAGVLFAHKLSFISPEMFTLQLSIEFIIVILIGGTFSLHGAVLGAIFLVMIDPFLTYLKDDMPSVIAGLAATFGADSITAGKIHANASAIASANGLKGAIYGIIIVLFVLFEPLGLYGRWLKIKLFFQLFPLYKRATFKRQKIYVKSERNR from the coding sequence ATGCGATTTCTTTTCAAAACGGACTATGAAGACGACATCAAGCTGTTTCCGCACAGCGGCTACTATATTTCCTACGGCATCCTGGTTGCGTTTCTGCTGATCGCGCCGTTCGTGCTGTCGAGTTACCTGGTCAGCCAATTGGTATTCGTCTGCATCTACGCGACCGTCGGCGTCGGCCTGATGATCCTCACCGGGTTCACCGGGCAGGCCTCGCTCGGTCATGCCGCGTTTCTGGCGATCGGTGCCTACACGGCGGCCTATCTCCAGCAATACAACGTGCCTTTCCCGGTCTATTTTCTGGCCAGCGGCCTGCTCACCGGCGTGGTCGGTGCGCTGGTCGGCTTTCCGGCGCTGCGGCTGACGGGCATCTATCTCGTCATCGCGACGATCTCCTTTGCCTTCATCGTCGAAGAAATCCTGGCGCGCTGGGAAAACGTGACCAACGGCAACGAGGGCATGCGGGTCAAGACGCTGAGCCTGTTCGGCCAGGCGGTGCCGCAGAACGGGCCGACCTTTTATTATCTCTGTCTTGCCGTCCTGGTCCTCACCATCGTCGGCACGCTCAATCTGTTACGGTCGCCCACGGGGCGCGCCTTCGTCGCGATTCGCGACAGCGAGACGGCGGCGCGCAGCATGGGCGTCAACGTTGCGCTCTACAAGGTGAAGTCGTTTGCGATCAGCGCTGGTATCACTGGCCTTGCCGGCGTGCTGTTCGCGCACAAGCTTTCCTTCATCTCGCCGGAAATGTTCACGCTACAGCTCTCGATCGAGTTCATCATCGTGATCCTGATCGGCGGCACTTTCAGCCTGCATGGCGCGGTGCTCGGTGCGATCTTCCTCGTGATGATCGATCCGTTCCTGACCTACCTCAAGGATGATATGCCCAGCGTCATCGCAGGGCTGGCCGCGACCTTCGGCGCCGACAGCATAACGGCCGGAAAAATTCACGCCAACGCCTCGGCTATCGCCTCCGCCAATGGCCTGAAGGGCGCCATCTACGGGATCATCATCGTGCTGTTCGTGCTGTTCGAGCCGCTCGGTCTTTACGGGCGCTGGCTGAAGATAAAACTCTTCTTCCAGCTATTCCCGCTCTACAAGCGCGCCACCTTCAAGCGTCAGAAGATCTACGTGAAATCGGAGCGGAACCGATGA
- a CDS encoding AMP-dependent synthetase/ligase → MAKAAVLTVADTIARSFLKSVETRGDRPAIREKKFGIWQATSWREWLQISKDIAYGLHASGFRPGDVASIIANAVPEWVHADMGILCAGGVSSGIYPTDSSSQVEYLINDSSTKVIFAEDEEQLDKILTCRSRCPTLQKIVVFDMEGLSAFSDPMVLSLAEFTALGRNHAQGREALWDEMIGSRRAEDLAILVYTSGTTGPPKGAMHSNRSVTHQMRHANDLFPSTDSEERLVFLPLCHVAERIGGYYVSLALGSVMNFAESPETVPDNLREVQPTAFLAVPRIWEKFYSGITIALKDATTFQNWMYRNALAIGNRMTEYKLQGDTPPLSLRLANRAAYWLVFRNIRRMLGLDRCRLAFTGAAPIAPDLIRWYLALGLDMREVYGQTENCGVATVMPPDRIKLGSVGKAAPWGEVAISPQGEILIRGDFLFMGYLNQPEKTAETIDAKGWLHTGDVGSIDNEGFVRITDRMKDIIITSGGKNITPSEIENQLKFSPYVSDAVVIGDKRPYLTCLVMIDQENVEKFAQDHDIPFTNYASLCRAQEIQDLIQREIEAVNANFARVETIKKFYLIERQLTPEDEELTPTMKLKRSFVNKRYATEIEAMYREKAVA, encoded by the coding sequence ATGGCGAAAGCTGCAGTGCTGACGGTCGCCGATACGATCGCGAGAAGTTTTCTCAAATCCGTGGAGACCCGCGGCGACCGCCCGGCCATCCGCGAAAAGAAGTTCGGCATCTGGCAGGCGACCAGCTGGCGCGAATGGCTGCAGATATCCAAGGACATCGCTTACGGCCTGCATGCGAGCGGCTTTCGGCCGGGCGACGTCGCCTCGATCATCGCCAACGCCGTGCCCGAATGGGTCCATGCCGACATGGGCATCCTCTGCGCCGGCGGCGTTTCCTCCGGCATCTATCCGACGGACTCCTCCTCGCAGGTCGAATACCTGATCAACGATTCCTCGACCAAGGTGATCTTCGCCGAGGACGAAGAGCAGCTCGACAAGATCCTGACCTGCCGTTCGCGTTGTCCGACACTGCAGAAGATCGTCGTGTTCGATATGGAAGGCCTCAGCGCGTTCAGCGATCCCATGGTGCTGTCGCTCGCTGAGTTCACCGCGCTCGGGCGCAACCATGCGCAGGGCAGGGAAGCGCTCTGGGACGAGATGATCGGAAGCCGCCGTGCGGAGGATCTCGCCATCCTCGTCTATACTTCCGGCACCACGGGCCCACCGAAAGGCGCGATGCATTCCAACCGCAGTGTGACGCACCAGATGCGCCACGCCAACGATCTGTTTCCGTCGACCGATTCCGAGGAGCGGCTGGTGTTCCTGCCGCTCTGCCATGTCGCCGAACGGATCGGCGGCTATTACGTCTCGCTGGCGCTGGGATCGGTGATGAACTTTGCCGAAAGCCCGGAAACCGTGCCGGACAATCTGCGCGAGGTGCAGCCGACGGCGTTCCTCGCGGTGCCCCGGATCTGGGAAAAATTCTATTCCGGAATCACCATCGCGTTGAAGGATGCGACCACGTTCCAGAACTGGATGTATCGCAATGCGCTCGCTATCGGCAACCGGATGACCGAGTACAAGCTGCAGGGCGACACGCCGCCGCTGTCGCTGCGGCTCGCCAACCGCGCTGCCTATTGGCTGGTGTTCCGCAATATCCGCCGCATGCTCGGGCTCGACCGCTGCCGGCTGGCATTCACCGGAGCCGCGCCGATCGCGCCGGATCTGATCCGCTGGTATCTCGCGCTCGGTCTCGACATGCGCGAGGTCTACGGCCAGACCGAGAATTGCGGCGTTGCCACCGTGATGCCGCCCGATCGCATCAAGCTCGGTTCGGTCGGCAAGGCGGCGCCCTGGGGGGAAGTTGCGATCTCGCCGCAGGGCGAAATCCTGATCCGCGGCGATTTCCTGTTCATGGGCTACTTGAACCAGCCGGAGAAGACCGCCGAGACCATCGACGCCAAAGGATGGCTGCACACCGGCGACGTCGGCTCGATCGACAATGAAGGTTTTGTCCGGATCACCGATCGGATGAAGGACATCATCATCACCTCGGGCGGCAAGAACATCACGCCGTCGGAGATCGAGAACCAGCTCAAATTCTCGCCCTACGTCTCCGATGCCGTGGTGATCGGCGACAAGCGGCCGTATCTGACCTGCCTCGTGATGATCGACCAGGAGAATGTCGAGAAATTCGCCCAGGACCACGACATTCCCTTCACCAACTACGCCAGCCTGTGCCGCGCGCAGGAAATCCAGGATCTGATCCAGCGCGAGATCGAGGCGGTCAACGCCAACTTCGCGCGCGTAGAGACCATCAAGAAGTTCTACCTGATCGAACGCCAGCTCACGCCGGAGGACGAGGAGCTGACGCCAACCATGAAGCTGAAGCGCAGTTTTGTGAACAAGCGCTATGCGACCGAAATCGAGGCCATGTATCGTGAGAAGGCGGTGGCGTAG
- a CDS encoding ABC transporter substrate-binding protein, which yields MSKSFKVLGLAVSALALTQLPATAQTKVTDQGISASEIVIGTHQDLSGPIKFWGVPVSNGMKMAVEEINSAGGIQGRKIKLVIEDSGYDPKRAVLASQKMVERDKVFAMVGPMGSPTVLAAQDILFDAGVLQLFPLTAAEFTFKFDPAKPQERLKFNNLLPYVESTRAAVKYMMETKNFKKPCIMYQDDEYGKNVLDGFNQQLEVMKVQPASVTSYKRGASDFSAQVAKMKSDGCDMVLLGAVIREPIGAMGEAKKLGWDVTFLGATPVNVLEVPALGKEAVEGLYAASGFEIPYEDTAKGKVKDWLANYKKMFGSDANTQAIIGYNAIQTFAFYANKAGKDLTGQKMLDALESGEQFLDIFNSPPTKFSKTNHLANTITQVQQVKNGRWVLVKEGLMF from the coding sequence ATGTCGAAATCGTTCAAGGTGCTGGGCCTTGCGGTGAGCGCCCTTGCGCTGACGCAATTACCGGCCACCGCCCAGACCAAGGTTACCGATCAAGGCATCTCGGCGAGCGAGATCGTCATCGGCACCCATCAGGACTTGTCTGGCCCGATCAAGTTCTGGGGCGTGCCGGTATCGAACGGCATGAAGATGGCCGTAGAGGAGATCAACTCCGCCGGCGGCATCCAGGGGCGCAAGATCAAGCTGGTCATTGAAGACAGCGGCTACGATCCGAAGCGCGCCGTGCTGGCGTCGCAGAAGATGGTCGAGCGCGACAAGGTGTTCGCCATGGTCGGTCCGATGGGCTCGCCCACCGTGCTCGCGGCGCAGGACATCCTGTTCGATGCCGGCGTGCTGCAGCTGTTCCCGCTGACCGCCGCCGAATTCACCTTCAAGTTCGATCCAGCCAAGCCGCAGGAACGGCTCAAGTTCAACAATTTGCTGCCTTACGTTGAAAGCACGCGCGCCGCCGTCAAGTACATGATGGAAACGAAAAACTTCAAGAAGCCTTGCATCATGTACCAGGACGACGAGTACGGAAAGAACGTGCTCGACGGCTTCAACCAGCAGCTCGAGGTGATGAAGGTTCAGCCGGCCTCGGTCACCAGCTACAAGCGCGGCGCTTCCGACTTCAGCGCGCAGGTCGCCAAGATGAAGTCCGACGGCTGCGATATGGTACTGCTCGGCGCGGTCATCCGCGAGCCGATCGGGGCGATGGGGGAAGCCAAGAAGCTCGGATGGGACGTGACCTTCCTCGGTGCCACGCCTGTGAACGTGCTTGAAGTGCCGGCTCTCGGCAAGGAAGCGGTCGAAGGGCTCTATGCGGCCTCGGGCTTCGAAATCCCCTACGAGGACACCGCCAAGGGCAAGGTCAAGGATTGGCTCGCCAACTACAAGAAGATGTTCGGTTCGGACGCCAACACGCAGGCAATCATCGGCTACAATGCGATCCAGACCTTTGCCTTTTATGCCAACAAGGCGGGCAAGGATCTGACCGGGCAGAAGATGCTGGACGCGCTGGAATCAGGCGAGCAATTCCTCGACATCTTCAACTCGCCGCCGACCAAGTTCTCCAAGACCAACCATCTCGCCAACACCATCACCCAGGTCCAGCAGGTCAAGAACGGCCGCTGGGTGCTGGTCAAGGAAGGCCTGATGTTCTGA
- a CDS encoding ABC transporter ATP-binding protein, which yields MKPHVSALEVRRLTKRFDRPAVDALDLTIRTGEFYALLGPNGAGKTTTLRMVAGLLKPDAGSVFILGIDALADPVAAKQVMAWVSDEPMIYDKLTPLEYLEFVAGLWGIDPAVSAPSAHQLLLSLGLEPHLHERCEGFSKGMRQKVALAGALVHDPRLIILDEPLTGLDALSARHVKGLLQERVRSGCTVIMTTHILEVAERMADRIGVIAAGRLVAEGTLTELRQQNGRGDTSLEDMFIALIDTTAAAA from the coding sequence ATGAAACCGCATGTATCGGCGCTCGAGGTGCGAAGGTTAACGAAGCGTTTTGACCGCCCGGCGGTCGACGCGCTCGACCTCACCATCCGCACCGGTGAATTCTATGCCCTGCTCGGTCCCAACGGGGCGGGCAAGACCACGACCTTGCGCATGGTTGCCGGCCTGCTCAAGCCCGATGCCGGCTCGGTCTTCATCTTGGGGATCGACGCGCTTGCCGATCCCGTCGCCGCCAAGCAGGTCATGGCCTGGGTCTCCGACGAGCCGATGATCTACGACAAGCTGACGCCGCTGGAATATCTCGAATTCGTCGCCGGCCTGTGGGGCATCGATCCTGCGGTGTCTGCTCCCTCCGCGCACCAGCTTCTGCTGTCGCTCGGGCTGGAGCCGCATCTGCACGAGCGCTGCGAAGGTTTTTCCAAGGGCATGCGCCAGAAGGTCGCGCTGGCCGGCGCGCTGGTTCACGATCCCCGGCTGATCATCCTCGACGAGCCACTCACCGGGCTTGACGCGCTGTCGGCGCGCCACGTCAAGGGGTTGCTGCAGGAGCGCGTCCGCTCCGGCTGCACCGTGATCATGACGACGCATATTCTCGAGGTCGCCGAGCGGATGGCCGACCGGATCGGCGTCATCGCCGCGGGTCGCCTGGTGGCCGAGGGCACGCTGACCGAGCTGCGCCAGCAGAACGGCCGCGGCGACACCAGCCTCGAAGATATGTTCATCGCGCTCATCGATACCACCGCGGCCGCCGCATGA
- a CDS encoding ABC transporter ATP-binding protein encodes MSYFRAENLSLHFGGLKAVDKVSFAVERGEILSIIGPNGAGKSSIFNLISRIYPPTSGKIFFEDQDITEQPAYEIAGLGIARTFQNIELFENATMLSNLLVGRHRHSTTQLWQELLFLPSVRAGEKAHRRRVEQVIEFLDLEAYRDKLISGLPYGVRKVIELARALCSEPKLILLDEPSSGLNVEETEDMSFWIRDMKSELGITVLMVEHDMTLVNRVSDRVIALNYGRVLAMGSPSEVQRHPDVVAAYLGA; translated from the coding sequence ATGAGCTATTTCCGTGCGGAAAACCTGTCTCTGCATTTCGGCGGCCTGAAAGCGGTCGATAAGGTCAGCTTCGCGGTTGAGAGGGGCGAGATCCTCTCGATCATCGGCCCGAACGGCGCTGGCAAGAGCTCGATCTTCAACCTGATCTCGCGGATCTATCCACCGACCTCGGGCAAGATCTTCTTCGAGGACCAGGACATCACCGAGCAGCCGGCTTACGAGATCGCCGGCCTCGGCATTGCGCGTACCTTCCAGAACATCGAATTGTTCGAGAATGCGACCATGCTGAGCAATCTCCTGGTCGGCCGTCACCGCCACTCCACGACGCAACTCTGGCAGGAGTTGTTGTTCCTGCCGAGCGTACGTGCCGGCGAGAAGGCCCATCGCCGGCGCGTCGAGCAGGTGATCGAATTCCTCGACCTCGAAGCCTATCGCGACAAGCTGATCTCGGGTCTGCCTTACGGCGTCCGCAAGGTGATCGAGCTGGCGCGCGCACTGTGCTCGGAGCCGAAGCTGATCCTGCTGGACGAGCCGTCCTCCGGGCTCAACGTCGAGGAGACCGAGGACATGTCGTTCTGGATCCGCGACATGAAATCCGAGCTCGGCATCACCGTCCTGATGGTCGAGCATGACATGACGCTGGTCAACCGCGTCTCCGACCGCGTGATCGCGCTCAATTACGGCCGCGTGCTCGCGATGGGCTCGCCGTCGGAGGTGCAGCGCCATCCCGACGTCGTCGCCGCCTATCTCGGCGCATGA
- a CDS encoding branched-chain amino acid ABC transporter permease, protein MLDFVQQLVSGIALGCVYGLIALGFVLVYKATEVVNFAQGDLMMLGGFFAFTFIGMLGLNYWIGFAGAVAAMAAFGMLAERVVVRPILGYPQFSIIMATIGLGYFLRSVVGMIWGTDDFKIETPFSQGVLRIGSLVLAYDKLSVIAATIILCALLYLFFNRTTLGTAMRASSENMLAAYYMGIPVKRVVSIVWAISAAVATAAGVLLAPITFIHSNVGLVLGLKAFPAAVLGGFGSIPGAVVGGVLIGVIESMAGFYLPQGWKDVAPYIVLLVVLLLKPEGLFGVHTRKKV, encoded by the coding sequence ATGCTGGACTTCGTTCAGCAGCTGGTGAGTGGCATCGCGCTCGGCTGCGTCTATGGCCTGATCGCGCTCGGATTTGTGCTCGTTTACAAGGCAACCGAGGTCGTCAATTTCGCCCAGGGCGATTTGATGATGCTGGGCGGGTTCTTCGCGTTCACGTTCATCGGCATGCTCGGCCTCAATTACTGGATCGGATTCGCCGGCGCGGTCGCGGCGATGGCGGCGTTCGGCATGCTGGCCGAGCGCGTCGTGGTGCGTCCGATCCTCGGCTATCCGCAGTTTTCCATCATCATGGCGACGATCGGGCTTGGGTATTTCCTGCGCTCCGTGGTCGGCATGATCTGGGGCACCGACGATTTCAAGATCGAGACGCCGTTCAGCCAAGGCGTGCTGCGCATCGGTTCGCTGGTGCTGGCCTATGACAAGCTCTCGGTGATCGCCGCTACCATCATCCTTTGCGCGCTGTTGTACCTGTTCTTCAACCGCACCACGCTCGGCACCGCGATGCGTGCCAGCTCCGAGAACATGCTGGCTGCCTACTACATGGGCATTCCGGTCAAGCGCGTGGTGTCGATCGTGTGGGCGATCTCCGCGGCAGTGGCGACCGCCGCCGGTGTGCTCTTGGCGCCGATCACCTTCATTCACTCCAATGTCGGCCTGGTGCTGGGCCTGAAGGCGTTTCCCGCCGCCGTGCTCGGCGGCTTCGGCTCGATTCCCGGCGCGGTGGTCGGCGGCGTCCTGATCGGCGTGATCGAGAGCATGGCCGGCTTCTACCTGCCGCAGGGCTGGAAGGACGTCGCGCCCTACATCGTTCTCCTGGTGGTGCTGCTGCTCAAGCCCGAAGGCCTGTTCGGTGTTCATACGCGGAAGAAGGTCTGA
- a CDS encoding methanol/ethanol family PQQ-dependent dehydrogenase, with amino-acid sequence MKSIAFAASLVFLAPLGASAQTTEQLVKGAADTSNVLNYGMGYNLQRFSTLTQINKDNVKNLVPVWNYSFADDRSAQSQPLVYQGIIYITSHNATMAVDAKTGKQIWKTKVEYPAETPRIVCCGIINRGGAIHNGKLFRTTLDAHVIALDMKTGKELWRQKAADFKEGYSMTVAPLVADGVVITGISGAEFGTRGFIDGYDPETGKRLWRTHTVPSPDEPGGDTWKGDTWKLGGGSTWITGSYDPELNTVYWGVGNPGPFNAAVRPGDNLYTCAVLALEPKTGKIKWHYQFSPNNPFDYDAVAEMVLADMTIEGKPTKVLMDANRNGFFYVLDRTNGKLLAANPYVTVNWASGIDMKTGRPIETDVSKDARDGKKVLVQPSILGGKNWEPMSYNPQTGLAYANTLNIGGNYKSEPAVFKQGEWYLGMDLTDPWAWPNGPRGYLKAIDPMTGKAKWEVGSDIPRFSGVLSTAGGIVFSGQLTGEFDAFDANDGKKLWSFQTGSGIEGQPVTWQQDGVQYVAVTSGYGGVYSIFSGDERLANVPTGGSLWVFAVKN; translated from the coding sequence ATGAAGAGCATTGCGTTTGCCGCAAGCCTTGTATTTCTTGCGCCACTCGGTGCAAGCGCTCAGACGACCGAGCAGTTGGTCAAGGGAGCGGCCGATACAAGCAACGTTCTCAATTACGGTATGGGCTACAATCTGCAGCGGTTCAGCACGCTGACGCAGATCAACAAGGATAACGTCAAGAACCTGGTGCCGGTGTGGAACTACAGCTTCGCCGACGATCGAAGCGCGCAGTCACAGCCATTGGTATACCAAGGCATCATCTACATCACCAGCCACAACGCGACGATGGCGGTCGACGCCAAGACCGGCAAGCAGATCTGGAAAACCAAGGTCGAGTATCCAGCAGAGACGCCGCGCATCGTGTGTTGCGGCATCATCAATCGCGGCGGTGCGATTCACAACGGCAAGCTTTTTCGCACCACGCTCGATGCCCATGTCATCGCGCTCGACATGAAGACCGGCAAGGAGCTGTGGCGGCAGAAAGCGGCCGACTTCAAGGAAGGCTATTCGATGACCGTGGCGCCGCTGGTCGCCGACGGCGTGGTCATAACAGGCATTTCCGGCGCCGAGTTCGGTACGCGCGGATTCATCGATGGCTATGATCCGGAAACCGGCAAGCGCCTGTGGCGGACCCACACAGTACCGAGCCCCGACGAGCCCGGCGGCGACACCTGGAAGGGTGACACGTGGAAGCTCGGCGGCGGATCGACCTGGATCACCGGCTCCTATGATCCGGAGCTGAACACGGTGTATTGGGGCGTCGGCAATCCCGGGCCGTTCAACGCGGCGGTCCGCCCCGGCGACAATCTGTACACCTGCGCGGTGCTGGCGCTGGAGCCGAAAACCGGCAAGATCAAATGGCACTATCAGTTCTCGCCGAACAATCCGTTCGACTACGACGCCGTCGCCGAGATGGTGCTTGCCGACATGACCATCGAAGGCAAGCCCACCAAGGTCCTGATGGACGCCAATCGCAACGGCTTCTTCTACGTACTTGACCGGACCAACGGCAAACTGCTCGCGGCCAATCCCTACGTCACCGTCAACTGGGCCAGCGGCATCGACATGAAGACGGGCCGTCCGATCGAGACCGATGTCTCCAAGGACGCCCGCGACGGCAAGAAAGTCCTGGTTCAGCCGTCGATCCTCGGCGGCAAGAACTGGGAGCCGATGTCGTACAACCCGCAGACCGGCCTCGCCTACGCCAACACGCTCAACATCGGCGGCAATTACAAGTCCGAGCCGGCCGTCTTCAAGCAGGGCGAATGGTATCTCGGCATGGACCTGACGGATCCCTGGGCGTGGCCCAACGGTCCGCGCGGCTATCTCAAGGCCATCGATCCCATGACCGGCAAGGCCAAGTGGGAAGTCGGAAGCGACATACCGCGATTCTCGGGCGTATTGTCGACGGCCGGCGGGATCGTGTTCTCCGGCCAGTTGACCGGCGAGTTCGACGCCTTCGACGCCAACGACGGCAAGAAGCTGTGGAGCTTCCAGACCGGCTCCGGCATCGAAGGACAGCCGGTGACCTGGCAGCAGGACGGCGTCCAGTATGTCGCCGTCACCAGCGGTTACGGCGGCGTCTACTCGATCTTCTCCGGCGATGAGCGGCTTGCCAACGTGCCGACCGGCGGGTCGCTGTGGGTGTTCGCGGTAAAGAACTGA
- a CDS encoding ABC transporter ATP-binding protein: MSASDIILRLSNIESYYGPIMAIRGISLEVPRGRIVTLLGANGAGKTTVLKTISGILDPQKGSIEFLGKPIQRMEADKIVRLGLSHVPEGREVFPFLSVRENLMMGAYPRKNRDGVAEDLDRVYGYFPRLKERINQPAGQLSGGEQQMLAIGRALMNRPTLLLLDEPSLGLSPILVKEIFTIIKRVNEEQGMSILLVEQNAKVALETAHYGYVLEIGRVVMNDTCERLMNSKDIQEFYLGAKEEGARGERRWKKKKTWR; this comes from the coding sequence ATGAGCGCTTCCGATATCATCCTGAGGCTCAGCAATATCGAGAGCTATTACGGGCCGATCATGGCCATCAGAGGCATCAGCCTCGAGGTGCCGCGCGGCCGCATCGTCACGCTGCTCGGGGCCAATGGCGCCGGCAAGACCACGGTGCTCAAGACCATCTCCGGCATTCTCGACCCCCAGAAGGGCTCGATCGAATTTCTGGGCAAGCCGATCCAGCGCATGGAAGCCGACAAGATCGTGCGGCTGGGCCTCAGCCACGTGCCGGAGGGACGCGAAGTGTTTCCGTTCCTGTCGGTGCGCGAGAACCTGATGATGGGCGCCTATCCGCGCAAGAATCGCGACGGCGTCGCCGAGGATCTCGATCGCGTCTATGGCTATTTCCCGCGGCTGAAGGAGCGCATCAACCAGCCAGCCGGCCAGCTTTCCGGCGGCGAGCAGCAGATGCTGGCGATCGGGCGTGCCCTGATGAACCGGCCGACGCTGTTGCTCTTGGACGAGCCGTCGCTCGGGCTGTCGCCGATCCTGGTGAAGGAGATCTTTACTATCATCAAGCGGGTGAACGAGGAGCAGGGCATGTCCATCCTCCTCGTCGAGCAGAACGCCAAGGTGGCGCTGGAGACGGCGCATTACGGCTATGTGCTGGAGATCGGCCGTGTGGTGATGAACGACACCTGCGAGCGGCTGATGAATTCAAAGGATATCCAGGAATTCTATCTCGGCGCCAAGGAAGAGGGCGCCCGCGGCGAGCGGCGCTGGAAAAAGAAGAAGACCTGGCGCTAG
- a CDS encoding transporter substrate-binding domain-containing protein, translating into MKRRLAFAAALLATATTVHAAEDPLKICLDENVPPLSLHQSGKPDSGFDVVLAEAVAARLGRPLKIQWFESKLDETSSPALEANALLSDGRCSLVGSYALTKDALVVPGVKTARLPDFEGATRDDRRRRVPVGVLAPSQPYVYSPLTVVLGEKAQGRKIFGIRDLAGLRIVIESGTLADAILMTFDKGRLIDDITHLVPGRDDLLGALNRGDFDATLLDLRRFDAHRAAHPDSKLTASGYYYPIGVNRGYVGLASDPALIVLVNKALSELQTAGTIADLAKAAGLTYLPPVEPAILGDQLQQVLQQ; encoded by the coding sequence ATGAAGCGCCGGCTGGCCTTTGCCGCCGCACTGCTGGCGACGGCAACAACGGTGCACGCGGCTGAAGATCCACTCAAGATTTGTCTCGACGAGAACGTACCGCCGCTTTCGCTGCATCAGAGCGGCAAGCCCGACAGCGGGTTCGACGTCGTACTTGCAGAGGCGGTTGCGGCACGCTTGGGGCGGCCGCTCAAGATCCAATGGTTTGAAAGCAAGCTCGACGAAACCTCGAGCCCGGCGCTCGAAGCCAACGCCTTGCTGTCCGATGGCCGCTGTTCACTGGTCGGCAGTTATGCGCTGACCAAGGACGCGCTGGTGGTGCCCGGCGTCAAGACGGCAAGGTTGCCGGATTTCGAAGGCGCGACCCGCGACGACCGCCGCCGCCGCGTGCCGGTCGGCGTGCTGGCCCCAAGCCAGCCCTATGTCTATTCACCGCTCACCGTGGTGCTCGGCGAGAAGGCGCAGGGCCGCAAGATCTTCGGCATCCGTGATCTCGCCGGGCTTCGTATCGTGATCGAAAGCGGCACGCTGGCCGATGCGATCCTAATGACGTTCGACAAGGGACGGCTGATCGACGACATCACCCATCTGGTTCCGGGGCGGGACGATCTGCTCGGTGCGCTCAATCGCGGCGACTTCGATGCCACATTGCTCGACCTGCGCCGCTTCGACGCCCACCGCGCCGCCCATCCGGACAGCAAGCTCACGGCGTCCGGCTACTATTATCCGATCGGCGTCAACCGGGGCTATGTCGGCCTCGCCAGCGATCCCGCGCTCATCGTCCTGGTCAACAAAGCGCTCTCCGAGTTGCAGACGGCGGGAACCATCGCCGACCTCGCCAAGGCAGCCGGCCTCACCTATCTGCCGCCGGTGGAGCCCGCGATCCTCGGCGACCAGTTGCAGCAGGTGCTGCAACAATAG
- a CDS encoding cytochrome c: MTMPATAQQQAAVSDQALIAPGRTTYAQKCSHCHGPNMVTAGTVAPDLRAFPDDNARFVNTVKHGKNNMPPWKDILSDQEITEIWAFVSSRRKP, from the coding sequence ATGACGATGCCGGCCACCGCACAGCAACAGGCGGCTGTCAGCGATCAGGCGCTGATTGCTCCCGGCCGAACCACCTATGCGCAGAAGTGCTCGCACTGCCATGGCCCGAATATGGTGACAGCGGGAACGGTCGCGCCAGACTTGCGCGCATTTCCTGATGACAACGCGCGGTTCGTCAACACGGTGAAGCACGGCAAGAACAACATGCCGCCGTGGAAGGACATTTTGAGCGATCAGGAGATCACGGAGATCTGGGCTTTCGTGTCGAGCCGGAGGAAGCCATGA